A segment of the Streptomyces sp. NBC_00376 genome:
GCAACCATGGGCACGGGCGAGTTCGGCCTTCGCCTCCGTGGAGACCGTGCCGATCACGGTGAGGCCGAGCAGCTTCGCCCACTGGCAGATGATCAGGCCGACCCCGCCCGCGGCGGCGTGCAGCAGGATCGTGTCGCCGGGCTTCAGCGGATGGATCCGGCGCAGCAGGTAGGCGGCGGTGAGACCGCGCATGGTCATCGCGGCGGCGCTCTCGCACCCGATGGAGTCGGGCAGCCGGATCAGTGGGTCGGCGGGCATGATCCGCTCGGTGCTGTAGGCGCCGAGCGGGCTGCCGGTGTACGTGACGCGGTCGCCCTCGGCGACGTGGGTGACGCCCGCGCCGACGGCCTCGACGACGCCGGCGCCCTCGACACCGAGACCGGCGGGCAGCGGCGCCGGGTAGAGGCCGGTGCGGAAGTAGGTGTCGGCGAAATTGAGGCCGATGGCCTCGTGCCGGAGGCGGACCTGTCCGGGGCCCGGGTCGCCGACGGTGACCGGTTCCAGCCGCAGGACGTCGGGGCCGCCGGTCTCGTGGAAGCGGATGGCGTGTGCCATGGGATGCTCTCTTCGTTCGGCGGTGGTCAGCGGGTCGTCTCGCGGAGCATGAACCCGCGCTGTCCGGGGCGCCGGTTGGGCACCATGCCGAGCCGTGCCAGGGTCTGGTCGGTGTCGGCGTAGTACTCGCCGATGCGGTAGATCTCCTTGGCCTCCGCGCCGCTCGCGATGTCGCGACCGAGTGCGTCGGAGATCCGCACCATCTGCTCGACCTGTCGGACGGAGCTCATCCGCTCGCCCTTGCGCGCCCACAGGTTGTCCTCGTTGCCCACGCGGACGTGCACGCCGAGGGCGATGGCGATGGCGTTCATGGGGGCGACGGCGCGCATCGAGGACTCGATGGTGAGGACGGCGCCGTCGGGGACACGGCGGACGAACTCGATCAGGTCGGCGGGGTGGCGTCCGGCGAACCCGCCACCGATGGCGACGTAGTTGAGGACCAGCGGGCCCGTGTACACGCCACTGCGGATGAGGCGCTCGACGGTCTCCAGCTGCGCCATGGTGGCGAGTTGGAAGTGCGGCTGGATGTCGTTGGCGTGCAGGCGCTTGAGGTGTT
Coding sequences within it:
- a CDS encoding quinone oxidoreductase family protein, whose product is MAHAIRFHETGGPDVLRLEPVTVGDPGPGQVRLRHEAIGLNFADTYFRTGLYPAPLPAGLGVEGAGVVEAVGAGVTHVAEGDRVTYTGSPLGAYSTERIMPADPLIRLPDSIGCESAAAMTMRGLTAAYLLRRIHPLKPGDTILLHAAAGGVGLIICQWAKLLGLTVIGTVSTEAKAELARAHGCDHTILYRQEDVAERVRELTGGAGVPLVLDSIGKDTVAGSMASLSRRGLLVCFGTASGVPPLDAMQLVVHGSLFVTRPALADYIAEPAERDALADELFGHVAAGRIAIRVNQRYALDDAVAAHRALEAGRTTGSSVLVP
- a CDS encoding 3-keto-5-aminohexanoate cleavage protein, yielding MHFLDDSLLPENQEKLVIQAAPYGPEWLPGDADDLPLTMDEHVQAAVDCYNAGATVLHIHVRELDGHGSKRMSMFNELLGRLREAVPDMVLQIGGSISFAPEGEGADAKWLSYDTRHLLAELTPRPDQVTIAINTSQMNIVEIMTDDDLAGTSIAKPDYYKAYRDMVVEAGPDFYLEHLKRLHANDIQPHFQLATMAQLETVERLIRSGVYTGPLVLNYVAIGGGFAGRHPADLIEFVRRVPDGAVLTIESSMRAVAPMNAIAIALGVHVRVGNEDNLWARKGERMSSVRQVEQMVRISDALGRDIASGAEAKEIYRIGEYYADTDQTLARLGMVPNRRPGQRGFMLRETTR